In Natronococcus occultus SP4, the following proteins share a genomic window:
- a CDS encoding ATP synthase subunit B: MKEYQTITEVSGPLVFAEVDEPVGYDEMVEIETPQGETLRGQVLESSDGLVSIQVFEGTGGIDRNASVRFLGETMKMPVTEDLLGRVLDGSGNPIDGGPEIVPDDRVDIVGEAINPYSREYPEEFIQTGVSAIDGMNTLVRGQKLPIFSGSGLPHNELALQIARQATVPEEEEGDDEDGSEFAVIFGAMGITQEEANEFMQDFERTGALERSVVFMNLADDPAVERQVTPRLVLTTAEYLAFEKDYHVLVILTDITNYCEALREIGAAREEVPGRRGYPGYMYTDLAQLYERAGRIEGKEGSVTQIPILTMPGDDDTHPIPDLTGYITEGQIVMDRDLNSQGVEPPVNVLPSLSRLMDDGIGEGLTREDHGDVSDQMYAAYAEGEDLRDLVNIVGREALSERDNKFLDFADRFEAEFVQQGYDTDRSIEETLDLGWDLLSMLPKEALNRIDEDLIEKYYRDEEAETAEVEA; the protein is encoded by the coding sequence ATGAAAGAGTACCAGACAATCACGGAAGTCAGCGGTCCGCTGGTGTTCGCCGAGGTCGACGAACCCGTCGGGTACGACGAGATGGTCGAGATCGAAACGCCACAGGGCGAGACCCTTCGTGGGCAGGTCCTGGAGTCCAGCGACGGACTCGTCTCGATCCAGGTGTTCGAGGGAACGGGCGGTATCGACCGTAACGCCTCCGTTCGGTTCCTCGGTGAGACGATGAAGATGCCCGTCACCGAGGACCTGCTCGGGCGGGTGCTGGACGGCTCCGGAAACCCGATCGACGGCGGCCCGGAGATCGTTCCCGACGACCGCGTCGACATCGTCGGCGAAGCGATCAACCCCTACTCCCGGGAGTACCCGGAGGAGTTCATCCAGACCGGCGTCTCCGCCATCGACGGCATGAACACGCTGGTCCGGGGCCAGAAGCTGCCGATCTTCTCCGGCTCGGGGCTGCCTCACAACGAGCTCGCGCTCCAGATCGCCCGGCAGGCGACGGTGCCGGAAGAGGAGGAGGGCGACGACGAGGACGGCTCCGAGTTCGCAGTCATCTTCGGCGCGATGGGGATCACCCAGGAGGAGGCAAACGAGTTCATGCAGGACTTCGAGCGCACGGGTGCGCTCGAGCGATCGGTCGTCTTCATGAACCTCGCGGACGACCCGGCCGTCGAGCGCCAGGTCACGCCGCGGCTCGTGCTCACCACGGCCGAGTACCTCGCCTTCGAGAAGGATTACCACGTGCTGGTCATCCTGACCGACATCACCAACTACTGCGAGGCACTGCGCGAGATCGGTGCGGCCCGCGAGGAGGTTCCGGGCCGGCGTGGCTACCCCGGTTACATGTACACCGACCTGGCACAGCTCTACGAGCGTGCGGGCCGGATCGAGGGCAAGGAAGGATCGGTCACGCAGATTCCGATCCTGACGATGCCCGGCGACGACGACACCCACCCGATTCCGGACCTGACCGGCTACATCACGGAGGGGCAGATCGTGATGGACCGGGACCTGAACAGTCAGGGCGTCGAGCCGCCGGTAAACGTCCTGCCGAGCCTCTCGCGGCTGATGGACGACGGGATCGGCGAGGGCCTGACCCGTGAGGACCACGGCGACGTCTCCGACCAGATGTACGCCGCTTACGCGGAGGGTGAAGACCTTCGTGACCTGGTGAACATCGTCGGTCGCGAGGCGCTATCCGAGCGCGACAACAAGTTCCTCGACTTTGCCGACCGCTTCGAGGCGGAGTTCGTCCAGCAGGGGTACGACACCGACCGTTCGATCGAGGAAACACTCGATCTCGGCTGGGACCTGCTGTCGATGCTGCCCAAGGAGGCGCTCAACCGGATCGACGAGGACCTCATCGAGAAGTACTACCGCGACGAGGAAGCCGAGACCGCCGAAGTCGAGGCCTAG
- a CDS encoding long-chain-fatty-acid--CoA ligase gives MQKPLLVTEFLDRARTHYGETEAVVGTDGERFTYDELGERADRFAAALQERGIEKGDRVAVLDPNTHYHLAAAYGSMQIGAVHTPLNYRLTPEDFAYILEDAGVDAIYADYEYADRIEEIRDEVPTETFITNDVDAIEGGRSSSDSSDGDWEDFEQVLEDATPEYDRPEMHEDEIITINYTSGTTGDPKGVCRTHRGETIHAYLVAVHQNLTDDDIYLWTLPMFHVNGWGHIYAVTGMGAKHVCTRGVDAEWLFETIREEDVSYLCGAPTVLNMLIDYYGDNAVETTGANDVRIATAGSAPPEATLRTVEDEFGWYLKHVYGATETGPLITTSDARRHFDDGSDGRFAVKKRQGLGFMGTEVRVVDEDGEDVSRDGETLGEVVVRGNQVMERYWNKPEETEEAFSDRVEGYYHTGDLATIDENGMIAIQDRKKDIIISGGENISSIELEDTLFDHPEVSDAAVIPSPSEQWGETPKAFVVPESGDPDQPGVSEDGLVAFTREHLANYKTVQRIEFVAELPTTATGKVQKYELREQEWDEEEGMVGQG, from the coding sequence ATGCAGAAACCACTGCTCGTCACGGAGTTTCTCGATCGGGCGCGAACCCACTACGGCGAGACGGAAGCCGTCGTCGGTACTGACGGCGAACGGTTCACCTACGACGAACTCGGCGAGCGTGCTGATCGGTTCGCCGCGGCGCTGCAGGAGCGCGGTATCGAGAAGGGTGACCGCGTGGCGGTGCTCGACCCGAACACCCACTACCACCTCGCGGCGGCCTACGGCTCGATGCAAATCGGCGCGGTTCACACGCCGCTGAACTACCGGCTCACGCCCGAGGACTTCGCGTACATCCTCGAGGACGCCGGCGTCGACGCCATCTATGCCGACTACGAGTACGCCGACCGGATCGAGGAGATCCGCGACGAGGTACCGACGGAGACGTTCATCACGAACGACGTCGACGCCATCGAAGGCGGGCGATCCTCGTCGGACTCGTCCGACGGTGACTGGGAGGACTTCGAGCAGGTCCTCGAGGACGCCACGCCCGAGTACGACCGTCCTGAAATGCACGAAGACGAGATCATCACGATCAACTACACCTCGGGGACGACGGGCGATCCGAAGGGCGTCTGCCGGACCCATCGTGGCGAGACGATCCACGCCTACCTGGTCGCGGTCCACCAGAACCTCACCGACGACGATATCTACCTCTGGACGCTGCCGATGTTCCACGTCAACGGCTGGGGACATATCTACGCCGTCACGGGGATGGGCGCGAAACACGTCTGTACCCGCGGGGTCGACGCCGAGTGGCTCTTCGAGACGATCCGCGAGGAGGACGTCTCCTACCTCTGTGGGGCGCCGACGGTGTTGAACATGCTGATCGACTACTACGGGGACAACGCAGTCGAGACGACGGGCGCGAACGACGTCCGGATCGCGACCGCGGGGTCGGCGCCGCCGGAGGCGACGCTGCGGACCGTCGAGGACGAGTTCGGCTGGTACCTGAAACACGTCTACGGCGCCACCGAGACCGGGCCGCTGATCACGACCTCGGACGCCCGGCGCCACTTCGACGACGGCAGCGACGGCCGGTTCGCGGTCAAGAAACGCCAGGGACTTGGCTTCATGGGTACCGAGGTTCGGGTCGTCGACGAGGACGGCGAGGACGTTTCCCGGGACGGCGAGACGCTCGGCGAGGTCGTCGTCCGCGGGAACCAGGTCATGGAGAGATACTGGAACAAACCCGAGGAGACCGAGGAGGCCTTCTCGGATCGCGTGGAGGGCTACTACCACACCGGTGACCTCGCGACGATCGACGAGAACGGGATGATCGCGATCCAGGACCGCAAGAAAGATATCATCATCTCCGGCGGGGAGAACATCTCGAGCATCGAACTCGAGGACACCCTCTTCGACCACCCGGAGGTCTCCGACGCTGCCGTCATCCCCTCACCCAGCGAGCAGTGGGGCGAGACGCCGAAGGCGTTCGTCGTTCCGGAGAGCGGCGATCCGGACCAGCCGGGCGTCAGCGAGGACGGCCTCGTCGCGTTCACCCGGGAACACCTCGCGAACTACAAGACCGTCCAGCGAATCGAGTTCGTCGCCGAACTCCCGACGACCGCGACCGGGAAAGTCCAGAAGTACGAACTTCGCGAGCAGGAGTGGGACGAGGAAGAGGGGATGGTCGGTCAGGGGTAG
- a CDS encoding V-type ATP synthase subunit D: MAKDVKPTRKNLMEIEDRIELSERGHGTLEKKRDGLIMEFMDILDKAQDVRGDLADDYEDAQKKINMARAMEGDVAVRGAAAALQEHPEITTESKNIMGVVVPQIESSRVTKSLDQRGYGIMGTSARIDEAAEAYEDLLESIILAAEVETAMKKMLREIETTKRRVNELEFKLLPDLYDSQEYIEQKLEEQEREETFRMKKIKQKKEEEEKAEREAKDDVEETEEAATGDTAGTESEEMGQSTAGGVPGGD; encoded by the coding sequence ATGGCCAAGGACGTCAAACCGACCCGCAAGAATCTGATGGAGATCGAGGACCGAATCGAACTCTCCGAGCGCGGGCACGGGACCCTGGAGAAGAAACGGGACGGGCTGATCATGGAGTTCATGGACATCCTGGACAAGGCCCAGGACGTCCGTGGCGACCTCGCCGACGACTACGAGGACGCCCAGAAGAAGATCAACATGGCCCGGGCGATGGAGGGCGACGTCGCCGTTCGGGGCGCCGCCGCGGCCCTGCAGGAACACCCCGAGATCACCACCGAGTCGAAAAACATCATGGGCGTCGTCGTTCCGCAGATCGAGTCCTCGCGAGTCACGAAGAGCCTCGATCAGCGCGGCTACGGGATCATGGGCACCTCCGCGCGCATTGACGAGGCCGCCGAGGCCTACGAGGACCTCCTCGAGAGCATCATCCTCGCCGCCGAGGTCGAGACGGCGATGAAGAAGATGCTCCGGGAGATCGAGACCACCAAACGGCGCGTCAACGAGCTGGAGTTCAAGCTCCTGCCCGACCTCTACGACAGCCAGGAGTACATCGAGCAGAAACTCGAGGAGCAAGAGCGCGAGGAGACGTTCCGGATGAAGAAGATCAAACAGAAAAAAGAGGAAGAAGAGAAGGCTGAGCGCGAGGCCAAAGACGACGTCGAGGAAACCGAGGAGGCCGCGACCGGCGACACCGCTGGGACCGAATCCGAGGAGATGGGGCAGTCGACCGCGGGCGGCGTCCCCGGCGGCGACTGA
- a CDS encoding DUF5811 family protein yields MNGNTPYAGLPGETGAGQRAAADVPELSRTQKRTLSRDVSRIAARTREFLPDEYVVDADVATGQAGFQVTVAVQPPVGHPVSAGFRPDLEDAAEELIPADERDEVARGLAASAALQVKQAVSDNVTPTAK; encoded by the coding sequence ATGAACGGAAATACGCCGTATGCAGGGCTGCCGGGCGAGACTGGTGCCGGTCAGCGCGCCGCGGCGGACGTGCCCGAGCTCTCGCGGACCCAGAAGCGAACGCTCAGCCGCGACGTTTCGCGGATCGCCGCCCGAACCCGGGAGTTTCTGCCCGACGAGTACGTCGTCGACGCCGACGTCGCCACTGGTCAGGCCGGCTTCCAGGTCACCGTCGCCGTCCAGCCCCCGGTCGGTCACCCCGTCAGCGCCGGCTTCCGTCCCGACCTCGAGGACGCGGCCGAGGAGCTCATCCCGGCCGACGAGCGCGACGAGGTCGCCCGCGGACTGGCAGCCAGCGCCGCCTTGCAGGTCAAACAGGCCGTCAGCGACAACGTGACGCCGACTGCGAAGTAG
- a CDS encoding pyruvoyl-dependent arginine decarboxylase: MSMIRVVWGTGSAPTKMASYDAALAAAGVENYNLVSVSSVIPANTDVEAVGTAPDLGPVGERLTVVEARATTAGPGRASAALAWNQSVDGGPGLFYETSGEMDREDVERRVREGLESGQELRDWPFDEPSVIVESSRAEAGTYTTALALAVYGESEPIC; encoded by the coding sequence ATGAGCATGATTCGCGTCGTCTGGGGAACCGGCTCGGCGCCCACGAAGATGGCCTCTTACGACGCCGCGCTGGCCGCAGCCGGCGTCGAGAACTACAACCTCGTCTCGGTGTCGTCCGTTATCCCGGCGAACACTGACGTCGAGGCCGTCGGCACCGCGCCCGATCTGGGCCCGGTCGGCGAGCGTCTGACGGTCGTCGAAGCGCGTGCGACCACCGCCGGGCCGGGCCGGGCGAGCGCGGCACTGGCCTGGAACCAGTCCGTCGACGGCGGACCGGGGCTGTTCTACGAGACGTCCGGCGAGATGGACCGCGAGGACGTCGAACGTCGCGTCCGGGAGGGTCTCGAGTCCGGCCAGGAGCTGCGAGACTGGCCGTTCGACGAGCCAAGCGTCATCGTCGAAAGCAGCCGAGCCGAGGCGGGGACGTACACGACGGCGCTGGCGCTTGCGGTTTACGGCGAAAGCGAGCCGATCTGTTGA
- the pan2 gene encoding proteasome-activating nucleotidase Pan2 → MSRSPSIPDRPHREIDPDLPDDERLEALRDHFEDLADVNEQLSEQLDEAEGRRQRLQEKADRVERENETLKSSSLYIATVEDVIDEEVIVKQHGNNQEVLTDVSPRLLERVEAGDRVAVNDSFGIQTILEAETDARAQAMEITERPEVDYTDIGGIDEQIQEVREAVEQPLTNPEMFEEVGIDPPSGVLLHGPPGTGKTMLAKAVAHETDATFIKMAGSELVRKFIGEGSRLVRDLFEMAREREPAIIFIDEIDAVATTRTESKTSGDAEVQRTMMQLLSEMDGFEARGEIRIIAATNRFDMLDRAILRPGRFDRLIEVPEPNREGREQILSIHTRGMNVADDVDFSALADDTEGYSGADIESLATEAGMFAIRNEREEVRQQDFRDALEKIEEDDSSDVVSSAGYFYQ, encoded by the coding sequence ATGTCTCGAAGCCCGTCTATCCCCGACCGACCCCACCGCGAGATCGATCCCGATCTCCCCGACGACGAGCGACTCGAGGCGCTTCGCGACCACTTCGAGGACCTCGCCGACGTCAACGAGCAGCTCTCCGAGCAGCTCGACGAAGCCGAGGGCCGCAGACAGCGCCTGCAGGAGAAAGCAGACCGGGTCGAACGCGAGAACGAGACGCTGAAGAGTTCCTCGCTGTACATCGCGACCGTCGAGGACGTAATCGACGAGGAAGTCATCGTCAAACAGCACGGCAACAACCAGGAGGTGCTGACGGACGTCTCCCCGCGGCTGCTCGAGCGCGTCGAGGCCGGCGACCGCGTCGCCGTCAACGACTCCTTTGGAATCCAGACGATCCTCGAGGCCGAGACCGACGCCCGCGCCCAGGCGATGGAGATCACCGAGCGACCGGAGGTCGATTACACGGATATCGGCGGGATCGACGAGCAGATCCAGGAGGTCCGAGAGGCCGTCGAGCAGCCCCTGACCAACCCCGAGATGTTCGAGGAGGTCGGCATCGATCCGCCAAGCGGCGTGCTCCTACACGGGCCGCCGGGGACAGGGAAGACGATGCTCGCGAAGGCGGTCGCTCACGAGACCGACGCCACCTTCATCAAGATGGCCGGCTCCGAACTCGTCCGGAAGTTCATCGGCGAGGGCTCCCGGCTCGTCCGGGACCTCTTCGAGATGGCCCGCGAGCGCGAGCCCGCTATCATCTTCATCGACGAGATCGACGCCGTCGCCACCACCCGCACCGAGTCCAAGACCTCCGGCGACGCCGAGGTCCAGCGGACGATGATGCAACTCCTCAGCGAGATGGACGGTTTCGAGGCCCGCGGTGAGATCCGCATCATCGCTGCAACCAACCGCTTCGACATGCTCGATCGCGCGATCCTCCGGCCGGGCCGGTTCGATCGTCTCATCGAGGTTCCCGAGCCTAACCGGGAGGGTCGCGAGCAGATCCTCTCGATCCACACCCGCGGCATGAACGTCGCCGACGACGTCGACTTCTCGGCGCTGGCCGACGATACGGAGGGGTACTCCGGCGCGGACATCGAGAGCCTCGCCACCGAGGCCGGGATGTTCGCGATCCGGAACGAACGCGAGGAGGTCCGCCAGCAGGACTTCCGGGACGCCTTGGAGAAGATCGAGGAGGACGACTCGAGCGACGTCGTCTCCTCTGCGGGCTACTTCTACCAGTAG
- the pepF gene encoding oligoendopeptidase F, translating to MSSVPERSEIDEEYTWDLESIYATDDDWEEAYEAVAERVDELEAYEGEATEDAETLYAVLELRDEIMREVATVFSYARMRRDEDTTDQEAQAMTARAQSLAADAQSAASFIEPELQELTREEFEAMVDDVPELQTYDHYVDDVLRMKPHTRSSEVEALLADLSEVTGATGEVYNMLSNADMSFPTVEDPSGEPVEITQSNFTNLLKRPDREFRKEVYEAYFDEWSDVRNTVAASYKNSVKADVKMARARDYDTAREAALDGPNVPVEVYDNLVDTVNDNLDKLHRHAELKRDALEVDELRMWDLYMPLTADEGPTVEYDQATEYVVDALEPLGEEYRSRVDEGLDSRWVDVYESEGKQSGAYSGGTYDTQPFILMNYQDDIASMYTLAHELGHSMHSELTREEQPYVYSDYEIFVAEVASTVNEALLTSHLLETVKDPHFRKHVLNEFLERVRSTLYRQTLFAEFEHEAHRLEEQGEPLTADRLDEIYGGLKERYYEPAAIDDRIAREWMRIPHFYRAFYVYQYSTGISAALAIADGIEDDGQEAAESYLDFLRRGSREYPLELLRIAGVDMGSAEPIGRALETYGQRLDELEELLA from the coding sequence ATGAGTTCCGTTCCGGAGCGCTCGGAGATCGACGAGGAGTACACGTGGGATCTCGAGAGCATCTACGCGACCGACGACGACTGGGAGGAGGCCTACGAGGCGGTCGCCGAGCGCGTCGACGAACTCGAAGCCTACGAGGGGGAGGCGACCGAGGACGCCGAGACGCTGTATGCCGTCCTCGAGCTTCGCGACGAGATCATGCGGGAGGTGGCGACGGTGTTTTCCTACGCGCGGATGCGACGCGACGAGGACACGACCGACCAGGAGGCCCAGGCGATGACCGCCCGGGCACAGTCGCTTGCGGCCGACGCCCAGTCGGCCGCGTCGTTCATCGAGCCCGAACTCCAGGAGCTGACCCGCGAGGAGTTCGAGGCGATGGTCGACGACGTTCCCGAACTCCAGACCTACGACCACTACGTCGACGACGTGTTGCGGATGAAACCCCACACGCGATCGTCGGAGGTCGAGGCGCTGTTGGCCGACCTGAGCGAAGTAACGGGCGCGACGGGAGAGGTGTACAACATGCTCTCGAACGCGGACATGTCGTTCCCGACCGTCGAGGACCCCTCGGGCGAGCCCGTCGAGATCACCCAGAGCAACTTCACGAACCTGCTCAAGCGTCCCGACCGCGAGTTCCGCAAGGAAGTCTACGAGGCGTACTTCGACGAGTGGAGCGACGTCCGGAACACGGTCGCGGCGTCCTACAAGAACAGCGTCAAGGCCGACGTCAAGATGGCCCGGGCGCGTGACTACGACACCGCCCGCGAGGCGGCCCTCGACGGGCCGAACGTCCCCGTCGAAGTCTACGACAACCTCGTCGACACCGTCAACGACAACCTCGACAAGCTCCACCGCCACGCCGAGCTCAAACGCGATGCGCTCGAGGTCGACGAGCTGCGGATGTGGGACCTGTACATGCCCCTGACCGCAGACGAGGGGCCGACGGTCGAGTACGACCAGGCGACCGAGTACGTCGTCGACGCGCTCGAGCCCCTGGGCGAGGAGTACCGGTCCCGCGTCGACGAGGGACTCGATTCGCGCTGGGTCGACGTCTACGAGAGCGAGGGGAAACAGTCGGGCGCGTACTCTGGCGGGACGTACGACACCCAGCCCTTTATCCTGATGAACTACCAGGACGACATCGCCTCGATGTACACCCTGGCCCACGAGCTGGGTCACTCCATGCACTCCGAGCTCACGAGGGAAGAACAGCCCTACGTCTACTCCGACTACGAGATCTTCGTGGCCGAGGTCGCCAGCACGGTCAACGAGGCGTTGTTGACGAGCCACCTCCTCGAGACCGTCAAGGACCCGCACTTCCGCAAGCACGTCCTGAACGAGTTCCTCGAACGGGTTCGCTCGACGCTGTATCGCCAGACGCTGTTCGCGGAGTTCGAACACGAGGCCCACCGCCTCGAGGAGCAGGGCGAACCGCTCACCGCCGACCGCCTCGACGAGATCTACGGCGGACTCAAGGAACGGTACTACGAGCCGGCCGCGATCGACGACCGCATCGCCCGCGAGTGGATGCGCATTCCCCACTTCTACCGGGCCTTCTATGTCTATCAGTACTCGACGGGGATCTCCGCCGCGCTGGCGATCGCCGACGGCATCGAGGACGACGGCCAGGAGGCAGCCGAGAGCTACCTCGACTTTCTCCGACGGGGCTCCCGCGAGTACCCCCTCGAGCTGCTACGGATCGCCGGCGTCGATATGGGGAGCGCGGAGCCGATCGGCCGCGCGCTCGAAACCTACGGCCAGCGCCTCGACGAACTCGAGGAACTGCTCGCGTAG
- a CDS encoding M28 family metallopeptidase codes for MDDDAGATTRDRDPTLERALGRAWADDRPWELLTRLTALPHRMGGSPSERRAAAIVGDALEDAGVSGRRTDEFPMQYWERGATEFAITDVDDGAADAVASERSFEATALPYCPPGDLEGPLVDVGYGTPEEIEDVDLQGTIAVASTTTPPERRFVHRMEKFGHAVAAGAEAFVFANHVPGQLPPTGALKFDAEAAIPGVGVSAETHDWLVEYADRGARARLRVDAATTDGTSRNVHGTLGPETDEEVLVLAHYDAHDIAEGALDNGCGIATVAGAASILADIEDVLDCRVRIAGVGCEEIGLLGAEALALDVDPESVRAVVNVDGAGRFRNLKALSHASATLADLAADVAESVGQPIVHDRDPHPFSDHWPFLRAGVPSLQLHSEPADGGERGRGWGHTAADTRDKVEPRNLREHAMLTALLVRELTRTEVPRVSADELRERFEAQNYVAGMRAAEVWPSEWD; via the coding sequence ATGGACGACGACGCCGGAGCGACGACTCGCGACCGCGACCCGACCCTCGAGCGAGCGCTCGGCCGCGCGTGGGCCGACGACCGACCCTGGGAGCTGCTGACCCGACTGACGGCACTTCCCCACCGGATGGGGGGATCCCCGAGCGAACGGCGAGCCGCAGCGATCGTCGGGGACGCTCTCGAGGACGCGGGCGTCTCGGGGCGCCGAACCGACGAGTTCCCGATGCAGTACTGGGAGCGGGGGGCGACCGAGTTCGCGATTACCGACGTCGACGACGGCGCGGCCGACGCCGTCGCGAGTGAGCGTTCCTTCGAGGCGACGGCGCTCCCGTACTGTCCGCCGGGCGACCTCGAGGGACCGCTGGTCGACGTCGGCTACGGCACCCCCGAAGAGATCGAGGACGTCGACCTCCAGGGTACGATCGCGGTCGCGAGCACGACGACGCCCCCGGAGCGGCGGTTCGTCCACCGGATGGAGAAGTTCGGCCACGCGGTCGCTGCGGGGGCCGAGGCCTTCGTCTTCGCTAACCACGTCCCCGGCCAGCTACCGCCGACGGGCGCCCTGAAGTTCGATGCCGAGGCCGCGATTCCCGGCGTCGGCGTCAGCGCCGAAACCCACGACTGGCTCGTCGAGTACGCCGACCGCGGCGCCCGGGCTCGGCTGCGCGTCGACGCCGCGACGACCGACGGCACGAGCCGGAACGTCCACGGGACGCTGGGCCCCGAGACCGACGAGGAAGTCCTCGTTCTGGCCCACTACGACGCCCACGACATCGCCGAGGGCGCGCTGGACAACGGCTGCGGGATCGCGACCGTCGCCGGCGCCGCGTCGATTCTGGCCGACATCGAGGACGTCCTCGACTGTCGGGTTCGGATCGCCGGGGTCGGCTGCGAGGAGATCGGGCTGCTGGGCGCCGAGGCGCTGGCCCTGGACGTCGACCCCGAGTCGGTACGGGCGGTCGTCAACGTCGACGGCGCCGGCCGTTTCCGGAATCTGAAGGCGCTCTCGCACGCCTCGGCGACGCTGGCGGACCTCGCGGCGGACGTCGCCGAGTCGGTCGGTCAGCCGATCGTTCACGACCGTGACCCGCACCCGTTCAGCGACCACTGGCCGTTCCTCCGGGCGGGTGTCCCCTCGCTACAGCTTCACAGCGAGCCGGCCGACGGCGGGGAGCGCGGGCGGGGCTGGGGCCACACCGCGGCCGACACCCGCGACAAGGTCGAGCCGCGCAACCTGCGGGAGCACGCTATGCTGACCGCGCTACTGGTCCGCGAGCTGACCCGGACCGAGGTCCCACGGGTGTCGGCCGACGAGCTTCGCGAGCGCTTCGAGGCCCAGAACTACGTCGCCGGGATGCGCGCGGCCGAGGTCTGGCCGTCGGAGTGGGACTGA
- the truA gene encoding tRNA pseudouridine(38-40) synthase TruA, producing MPMRAYRIAYDGSDYRGFQRQPQPDVPTVEDVLFDALRAHGVLEPDADKPTGYAAAGRTDAGVSALSQTIAFEAPDWLAPRAFNGELPADVRAWAVADAPADFHATHHASRREYTYHLHAPPAHPAEDVDDPEATATSSRVDDERFHAACDALSDAHDFHNLTPDNHNTERSPTLEATRDGNYLVVTVTADGFARELVRRLVSLARAVGAGERTRADLERALAPEPLPGHEGIAPAPPEPLVLTDVDYPGLEFTVDETAAASARTVFDARRVERRTGARVAGELGDGLR from the coding sequence ATGCCGATGCGCGCGTACCGGATCGCCTACGACGGAAGCGACTACCGCGGCTTCCAGCGCCAGCCCCAGCCCGACGTCCCGACCGTCGAGGACGTCCTGTTCGACGCGTTGCGGGCGCATGGCGTCCTCGAGCCCGACGCCGACAAACCGACGGGGTACGCGGCGGCGGGCCGAACCGACGCGGGCGTCTCGGCGCTCTCCCAGACGATCGCGTTCGAGGCGCCCGACTGGCTCGCGCCGCGGGCGTTTAACGGCGAACTCCCCGCCGACGTCCGGGCCTGGGCGGTCGCCGACGCGCCCGCCGACTTCCACGCGACCCACCACGCGAGCCGGCGCGAGTACACCTACCACCTCCACGCTCCCCCGGCCCACCCCGCCGAGGACGTCGACGACCCCGAGGCGACGGCGACGTCCTCGCGGGTCGACGACGAGCGGTTCCACGCGGCCTGTGACGCGCTCTCGGATGCCCACGACTTTCACAACCTCACGCCCGACAATCACAACACCGAGCGCTCACCGACCCTCGAGGCGACGCGGGACGGCAACTACCTCGTCGTCACCGTGACGGCCGACGGTTTCGCCCGCGAACTCGTCCGTCGGCTCGTCTCGCTCGCGCGTGCGGTCGGGGCCGGCGAGCGTACGCGTGCGGACCTCGAGCGCGCGCTCGCGCCCGAGCCGTTGCCCGGCCACGAGGGGATCGCACCGGCCCCGCCCGAGCCGCTCGTGCTTACCGACGTCGACTACCCCGGCCTCGAGTTTACGGTCGACGAGACGGCCGCAGCGAGCGCTCGGACGGTGTTCGACGCCCGTCGGGTCGAGCGACGGACGGGGGCCCGGGTCGCGGGCGAACTCGGGGACGGGCTGCGGTGA
- a CDS encoding DUF7344 domain-containing protein yields the protein MSFNSPNEQKWAERWDQLFDVLSAEPRREIIISLRDAPPDQRVPLPDAAESPNQSMDSETLAIKLRHHHLPKLADVGYVHWESEPFCAQRGPNFAEAEFIVEKVFESIEEIPDSLLKNCRVLGELGADD from the coding sequence ATGTCATTCAATTCACCTAATGAACAGAAATGGGCAGAGCGGTGGGATCAGTTATTTGATGTTCTTTCGGCCGAGCCACGACGAGAGATCATTATTTCGTTGCGGGATGCGCCCCCGGATCAACGGGTTCCACTACCTGACGCTGCAGAGTCGCCCAACCAATCAATGGATTCCGAAACGTTAGCCATCAAGCTGCGACATCACCACCTTCCGAAGCTCGCCGACGTAGGATACGTTCATTGGGAGTCTGAACCGTTCTGTGCCCAGCGTGGACCCAATTTTGCCGAAGCGGAATTCATCGTTGAGAAGGTGTTCGAATCGATAGAGGAGATTCCCGATTCCTTGCTCAAAAACTGTCGGGTTTTAGGGGAACTAGGTGCAGATGACTGA
- a CDS encoding HalOD1 output domain-containing protein, with protein MTETDLVVKVVEAIANVDGVDQEELDPLYTYIDPGMLENLSGPEKGEWSFTFQYAAHQVTITQDEQIFVDGELYTSSKVTR; from the coding sequence ATGACTGAGACTGACCTCGTCGTCAAAGTCGTCGAAGCGATAGCTAACGTGGATGGCGTAGATCAAGAAGAACTCGACCCGCTTTACACATACATCGACCCAGGAATGTTAGAGAATCTATCTGGACCAGAAAAGGGCGAATGGAGCTTTACGTTCCAATATGCTGCTCATCAAGTCACCATAACCCAGGACGAACAGATATTCGTTGACGGAGAACTGTATACCTCGAGCAAGGTGACGCGGTGA